In one Leishmania major strain Friedlin complete genome, chromosome 13 genomic region, the following are encoded:
- a CDS encoding alpha tubulin translates to MREAICIHIGQAGCQVGNACWELFCLEHGIQPDGSMPSDKCIGVEDDAFNTFFSETGAGKHVPRCIFLDLEPTVVDEVRTGTYRQLFNPEQLVSGKEDAANNYARGHYTIGKEIVDLALDRIRKLADNCTGLQGFMVFHAVGGGTGSGLGALLLERLSVDYGKKSKLGYTVYPSPQVSTAVVEPYNCVLSTHSLLEHTDVATMLDNEAIYDLTRRSLDIERPSYTNVNRLIGQVVSSLTASLRFDGALNVDLTEFQTNLVPYPRIHFVLTSYAPVVSAEKAYHEQLSVADITNSVFEPAGMLTKCDPRHGKYMSCCLMYRGDVVPKDVNAAIATIKTKRTIQFVDWCPTGFKCGINYQPPTVVPGGDLAKVQRAVCMIANSTAIAEVFARIDHKFDLMYSKRAFVHWYVGEGMEEGEFSEAREDLAALEKDYEEVGAESADDMGEEDVEEY, encoded by the coding sequence ATGCGTGAGGCTATCTGCATCCACATCGGCCAGGCCGGCTGCCAGGTCGGTAACGCGTGCTGGGAGCTGTTCTGCCTTGAGCACGGCATCCAGCCTGATGGCTCCATGCCCTCTGACAAGTGCATCGGTGTTGAGGATGACGCGTTCAACACGTTCTTCTCGGAGACCGGTGCTGGCAAGCACGTTCcgcgctgcatcttcctGGACCTCGAGCCTACGGTCGTGGATGaggtgcgcaccggcacgtACCGCCAGCTGTTCAACCCCGAGCAGCTGGTGTCTGGCAAGGAGGATGCGGCGAACAACTACGCTCGTGGCCACTACACGATCGGCAAGGAGATCGTCGACCTTGCGCTGGACCGCATTCGCAAGCTGGCGGACAACTGCACTGGTCTCCAGGGCTTTATGGTGTTCCACGCTgtgggtggcggcaccggctctggcctcggtgcgctgctgctggagcgcctgTCTGTGGACTACGGCAAGAAGTCCAAGCTCGGCTACACCGTGTACCCGAGCCCGCAGGTGTCGACTGCCGTCGTGGAGCCGTACAACTGCGTGCTGTCGACGCACTCGCTGCTCGAGCACACCGATGTTGCGACGATGCTCGACAATGAGGCCATCTACGACCTCACTCGTCGTTCTCTCGACATTGAGCGCCCGTCGTACACGAACGTGAACCGCCTGATCGGCCAGGTGGTGTCGTCtctgacggcgtcgctgcgcttcgaTGGTGCGCTGAACGTGGACCTGACGGAGTTCCAGACGAACCTTGTGCCGTACCCGCGCATCCACTTCGTGCTGACGAGCTACGCTCCGGTGGTGTCTGCCGAGAAGGCGTACCACGAGCAGCTGTCCGTCGCGGACATCACGAACTCGGTGTTTGAGCCTGCTGGCATGCTGACGAAGTGCGATCCTCGCCACGGCAAGTACATGTCGTGCTGCCTCATGTACCGCGGTGATGTCGTGCCGAAGGATGTCAACGCCGCGATTGCGACGATCAAGACGAAGCGCACAATTCAGTTCGTGGACTGGTGCCCGACCGGCTTCAAGTGCGGCATCAACTACCAGCCGCCGACCGTTGTGCCCGGCGGTGACCtcgcgaaggtgcagcgcgccgtgtgCATGATTGCCAACTCGACCGCGATCGCTGAGGTGTTTGCCCGCATCGACCACAAGTTCGACCTGATGTACAGCAAGCGCGCGTTTGTGCACTGGTACGTGGGTGAGggcatggaggagggcgagttctccgaggcgcgcgaggatctcgctgcgctggagaaggacTACGAGGAGGTTGGCGCCGAGTCCGCCGACGAcatgggcgaggaggacgtcgaGGAGTACTAA